One window of Brassica oleracea var. oleracea cultivar TO1000 unplaced genomic scaffold, BOL UnpScaffold01176, whole genome shotgun sequence genomic DNA carries:
- the LOC106321020 gene encoding polygalacturonase-like, which translates to MTKSNITLPLLFTLLTFIDVSTGAANVFNVVSFGAKPDGVKDSTGAFLKAWEAACGSAAAATVMVPSGTFMVKGITFGGPCKSRLKFQVAGTVVAPPDYRAFGNSGYWILFNKVSKISLIGGTFDARANGFWACRKSGQSCPPGVRSITFNSGKDVIISGVKSMNSQITHMTLNGCTNVAVRYVKLVAPGNSPNTDGFHVQLSTGVTFTGSTVQTGDDCVAIGAGTRNFLISKLACGPGHGVSIGSLAKELNEDGVENVTLSSSVFTGTQNGVRIKSWARPSNGFVKNVFFQDLIMKNVQNPIIIDQNYCPSHQGCPTEHSGVKISQVTYKNIQGTSATQQAMKLVCSQSNPCTGITLQDIKLTYKKGAPATSYCFNAIGTSLGVTQPTSCLNR; encoded by the exons atgacaaaatcaaatattacaTTACCACTTCTCTTCACACTCCTCACCTTCATCGATGTCTCGACCGGCGCCGCCAACGTATTCAACGTCGTTAGCTTCGGGGCCAAACCGGACGGTGTGAAGGATTCAACGGGAGCATTCCTCAAAGCATGGGAAGCAGCTTGTGGCTCGGCAGCTGCAGCCACTGTGATGGTTCCAAGTGGGACATTTATGGTGAAGGGAATAACGTTTGGAGGGCCATGCAAGAGCAGACTCAAGTTTCAAGTGGCTGGAACCGTCGTTGCTCCGCCTGATTACAGGGCATTTGGAAACTCCGGCTACTGGATTCTTTTCAACAAGGTTAGCAAAATCTCACTTATCGGCGGGACTTTTGATGCTCGAGCTAACGGATTCTGGGCTTGCCGAAAATCTGGTCAGAGTTGTCCTCCCGGTGTTAGG TCTATAACGTTTAACTCGGGCAAAGACGTGATCATAAGTGGAGTCAAATCGATGAACAGCCAGATCACTCATATGACTCTCAACGGTTGCACCAATGTCGCCGTCCGTTACGTGAAGCTAGTGGCTCCCGGAAATAGCCCAAACACCGACGGTTTCCACGTTCAGTTATCCACCGGAGTCACATTTACCGGAAGCACCGTTCAGACCGGAGATGATTGTGTTGCTATTGGTGCTGGTACCCGCAATTTCCTCATCTCCAAACTTGCTTGTGGCCCAGGTCATGGTGTTAG TATCGGGAGCTTGGCAAAGGAATTGAACGAAGATGGAGTAGAGAATGTGACACTATCAAGTTCGGTATTTACGGGGACACAAAACGGCGTAAGGATAAAGTCGTGGGCGAGGCCAAGTAACGGGTTCGTTAAGAACGTCTTCTTCCAAGACCTGATCATGAAGAACGTCCAAAACCCAATCATAATCGACCAAAACTATTGTCCTTCCCACCAAGGTTGCCCTACCGAG CATTCGGGGGTGAAAATAAGCCAAGTAACGTATAAGAACATACAAGGAACTTCCGCGACACAACAAGCAATGAAGCTGGTATGCAGCCAGAGCAACCCATGTACAGGAATCACATTACAAGACATTAAGCTTACTTACAAGAAAGGAGCTCCTGCTACTTCATACTGTTTCAATGCTATTGGGACTAGTCTCGGTGTTACTCAACCTACTAGTTGTTTAAACCGATAA
- the LOC106321018 gene encoding UDP-glycosyltransferase 74E2, which yields MREGSHVIVLPFPGQGHITPLSQFSKRLASKGLKPTLILVSDKPTSPYKIDNDSITVFPISNGFQEGEDPLQDLDDYMDRVETSIKKRLPELIKDMKLSGNTPKALVYDSTMPWLLDVAHDHGLRGAAFFTQPWLVSVIYYHVFKGTFSVPSTKYGHSTLASFPSFPMLNANDLPSFLCESSSYPNILRIVVDQLSNIERVDIVLCNTFDKLEEKLLKWVKSMWPVLNIGPTLPSMYLDKRLSEDKNYGFSLFTAKSTECIEWLNSKQPSSVVYVSFGSLVILNEDQMMELATGLKQSGCFFLWVVRETATDKIPKHYVEEIGEKGLIVSWSPQLEVLAHESVGSFLTHCGWNSTLEGLSLGVPMIGMPHWTDQPTNAKFVEDVWKVGVRVKAEADGFVRKEEIVRCVGEVMEGEKGKEIRKNAEKWKVLAREAVSEGGSSDKSIDEFVSMVC from the exons atgagagaaggATCTCATGTTATCGTCTTGCCTTTCCCTGGACAAGGCCACATAACTCCATTGTCCCAATTCTCCAAACGCTTAGCCTCCAAAGGTCTTAAGCCTACTCTCATCCTCGTCTCCGACAAACCCACTTCGCCTTACAAAATAGATAACGATTCAATCACTGTCTTCCCCATCTCCAATGGCTTCCAAGAAGGGGAGGATCCATTACAAGACCTAGATGATTACATGGACAGAGTAGAAACCAGCATCAAGAAACGCTTACCGGAGTTGATAAAAGACATGAAGCTGTCCGGAAACACTCCTAAGGCTCTTGTGTACGACTCCACCATGCCGTGGCTTCTTGATGTAGCTCATGATCATGGTTTGAGAGGTGCCGCGTTCTTCACGCAACCTTGGCTTGTCTCAGTTATTTACTACCATGTTTTCAAGGGCACTTTCTCTGTACCGTCTACAAAGTATGGTCACTCGACGTTAGCATCTTTCCCTTCGTTTCCAATGCTGAATGCGAATGATTTGCCGTCGTTCCTATGCGAGTCTTCCTCTTACCCCAATATACTAAGGATTGTGGTTGATCAGCTCTCTAACATTGAGCGTGTCGACATAGTGTTGTGCAACACTTTCGATAAATTGGAAGAAAAG ttattgaaATGGGTCAAAAGCATGTGGCCGGTCTTGAACATAGGACCAACGCTTCCATCGATGTACTTAGACAAACGACTGTCTGAAGATAAGAACTACGGATTCAGCCTCTTCACTGCGAAATCCACTGAATGCATCGAGTGGCTAAACTCTAAGCAGCCTAGTTCAGTTGTCTATGTATCATTCGGAAGCTTAGTGATTCTAAACGAAGACCAAATGATGGAACTAGCAACTGGTCTGAAACAAAGCGGATGTTTCTTCTTGTGGGTTGTGAGAGAAACAGCAACAGACAAGATTCCAAAACACTATGTAGAGGAAATCGGTGAGAAAGGACTTATTGTGAGCTGGAGTCCTCAGCTTGAAGTTCTTGCGCATGAATCTGTTGGTAGTTTCTTGACACATTGTGGATGGAACTCGACGTTAGAAGGGTTGAGTCTTGGAGTTCCAATGATTGGTATGCCTCATTGGACAGATCAGCCTACAAATGCTAAGTTCGTGGAGGATGTGTGGAAGGTTGGGGTTAGGGTTAAGGCAGAAGCTGATGGGTTTGTGAGAAAAGAGGAGATAGTAAGGTGTGTGGGAGAAGTTATGGAAGgagagaaagggaaagagatTAGAAAGAATGCTGAGAAATGGAAAGTGTTGGCTCGAGAAGCTGTTTCTGAAGGAGGTAGCTCTGATAAGAGCATTGATGAGTTTGTTTCTATGGTTTGTTGA